A portion of the Caenorhabditis elegans chromosome III genome contains these proteins:
- the mua-3 gene encoding Transmembrane cell adhesion receptor mua-3 (Confirmed by transcript evidence), with translation MQAGISIFFLFLHIPIFFVNCSNSTSCVAREEFQCKMDDSCISMKKWQDGVDDCYDGSDEVCLPWQFDCQFGSPRCISKNKLHDKKIDCYSGFDEGCPAHYFVCRDRSACIEPSKYLNGVADCKDKSDEPCAQNQFQCSDGTKCIPKAQFQDGKEDCDDGSDEECTTSQFACQCGTIKCVSDTFIMDGNWDCEDGSDEFINKTLTANCTRNNKVNIATNSLSLGKLKFCSGKNPCKPELGQVCVIIGGTWRCVCKLGTFRPLGSDKCIPIELLTRYRNAPSSKCSNSHEEQFGLLQGFQKSLSSRKELERWSNIRRAPPRTLSGTTPSGSDGFLKSGAEQVPFMFQEDKNYVSVIPDEIIDSYGTIMTPPEFHFNRDDIRCGNKTCGLHESCQKNSESKYECICREGFTIFEGTCRELIDECAQGKHDCHPEARCVDALIGYECLCREGYLDTSIDPKARPGRKCRKLINECTNALMNDCSQNARCLDKPIGYTCRCQDDYVDVSREGARKPGRNCTQAINECASNLHNCDTHAICQDQPVGYSCRCPFGFIDSSPTALEPGRKCVQANNEAATTSTTTSQCIKEKNGETVCKCLLGYKNVGTKTHLNCQMEKRANPCQDYSLHDCDPVAECFSEQPGYFQCQCPKGFTDSSADKRFPGRKCVRAVDECALGRHTCDPHADCIDTHQGYTCKCRSGWSDTSLDPLRSPGRSCKKADMCSNIDCAAEAECRETPIGPMCQCVSGYVDVSRQHGRPAGRVCRAVVNECAEGRHDCSSHATCIDTADGFTCRCKDSYRDESSDTLKHPGKNCVRTVQPDPPECDVSDPMSCDPAKREVCIFVENTYKCRCANGYSRLPDGRCVVINECAEPRLNTCGKNAECIDLAEGYTCQCRSGYADISPVSQPGRICRARVNECSNKEKYNVDCSENAICADTEHSYSCRCRPGFADVSAAFNKLPGRRCIEAVNECASPSLNDCSKNAFCEDAKEGYICTCRPGYVDNSPNAARHPGRICTKPVEKIKTDLKDTSFSTDDGCDPKNPKCGANEACVQRHGQHNCECVETAFRYTDGSCRVYSACSKRNTCDKNAICLNRFDSYTCQCRPGYIDLSADLTNAPGRICKELINECASSDNECSPYARCIDATNGYACQCLDGFIDVSSRYNKPPGRQCTNSNNECSEKSLNTCDENADCVDTPDGYTCQCYGGFVDVSSNANLPPGRVCTVQTTCPKQKTDLVFLIDGSGSIGSYVFKNEVLRFVREFVELFEIGRSKTRVGLIQYSDQIRHEFDLDQYGDRDSLLKGISETQYLTGLTRTGAAIQHMVQEGFSERRGARPQQSDIARVAIILTDGRSQDNVTGPADSARKLSINTFAIGVTDHVLASELESIAGSPNRWFYVDKFKDLDTRLRSMIQKAACPSPTKQETPSEDVCNPRTQTGCDRSLNEHCAVENGRPRCVCPEGFTRHPFTRVCGGDLCNPQLITSCIFPEECQITPYKNFRCSCPEGYNRDYRSGFCVSVKEVQISPQHDANCHNGGVRCSENERCTNDGSDWFCECLPGFERIRNGQCAYPGSCNPNDPMSCDVRKRQQCLPRGNIYTCQCGRNEKRHPITDICLKNECLTGEHDCDRSARCIDTDESYICACQSGFIDHSPNPSERPGRVCVALQNECLDGSNRCSPNALCTDTEEGYVCRCKSGFVDYSPNPQTFPGMVCKELVNECTNPRLNQCDRNAHCIDTIEGYSCICKPGFVDMDEFGNPGRRCEQIKTNDKCSPGKNDCDRNARCIQIGDDDYSCACPPGFKDKSPSSSRPGRLCIPVIPECDNPTLNDCDSPDRAVCTDTDDGYMCRCRQGFLDISPSISVKPGRLCKPLQNECALGIDDCARDGGICEDNPDSFTCRCAMNYLDVSFDRVTRPGRKCKRLINECQTGQNDCSEEATCTDTEDSYICACPQSHIDLSPDTVNRPGRRCLMRINECTSNRHDCSPNADCIDTPESYKCRCRDDFVDESPDSSRRPGRICRPALVDECRTGKHDCHVNAICQDLPQGYTCQCSADFVDVSPHRASHPGRLCQPRPTPPPPECRLDGGNQCKVHLNEVCRLMGGEPKCSCPVNYQRDSSGSCSIINECLFTQLNDCHTAADCIDQVQGYTCQCRDGFKDIGDRRRPGRMCKPMVNECQYPHLNDCHQNAACIDLEEGYECKCNQGFMDHSHGRPGRICKQLTNECLRPSLNSCDRNARCIDKEEGYECECRDGFIDVSPSPTLKGRACRELVNECANSRLNDCDKNARCKDTMDSYECDCPVNSKDISPSPSFPGRVCLMFINECESGVHDCDPSATCRDNEQSFTCECPSGFVDRSPNKHARPGRVCVKLVDECREGRHTCSSHADCRDLEEGYTCECRDGYVDRSPNLASQPGRVCSAPEVCPPNHDCSSAAVCEPLGGMKYQCVCIQGYVDQSPGSQKGRVCVRNNACHDPRLNTCSRNAICYDEPRGYRCECKRGFMDRSPDSSQRGRVCEPPPPPSPPPRHPCQDPERNDCHPAGTCRATGAQSYTCECLSGYADRSPDPRNKPGRLCVLTEPVCLDPEQNDCHAAAICSEVNGPEKYTCKCRDGYTDESPDPLRRPGRICKGLINECLDRSLNDCHSLAVCKDLPNGYTCQCPINAKDQSPDPRKPGRICSLSVNECANPSLNSCSAFADCFDEENGYRCRCRNGYHDDDPAHPGHRCSFMINECDSSNLNDCDRNANCIDTAGGYDCACKAPYRDEGPPQSPGRICRLNECLNPNRNTCDRNADCRDLDYGYTCTCRHGFYDQSPNPQEPGRICIEFQQEEHIERVKVTTVQSEPRREFPCGRDDCIKARGEVCISGEYCGCKPGEGRSASTGKCQEVQETPFELRVVTRDQRPLMYSTEFGSQKSPSYVEIVELFEKNMARTFGGTSLAPRYVNTKVDYITHPKTKNSSWDQGLLFKYEVQTTKSQSQPIDECELWKQMQASLDRTNGAIGGGSLRVASDTDLLNPCKQQEEWGNCGGMSCKEHLKEVCIAGHICGCPDGMKRRDANSECRVVESWNVPLWVVRDKEKPIVFSESFDNPQTPVYKDYSKRLEKGIEGCYPHTELKNAFVTAEVNDIVNPVLMNASYDTGLLFNTTVHFRKGMVHVPSDAYYQLIKYVTKENNNEVGDSELYLNPTQPDPFNPCFKNDCDPHGKCIEISKYAYKCECGVGYRDINPQSPGKKCLPVHGFNECERKEDNECSENARCIDLEHLYKCECLPSYYDTSPVGSVPGSLCVLDYCSDVNFCPTNTTCKNMEQQAECKCDAGFMDIRKSEKRTALMLGDDTLCMHVRDVDECALGLNNCSGVAHCIDRAVGYTCKCPDGYIDGNPDEPGRVCGALLCDLCNAHGDCVHNTATNNITCVCTDGWTGPQCQVAPSNASLVLLILLALLFLLLTLCCLLYFCTKCHCFKGRRFAGAGANGFGYRRGGAWPWSTLEGSASSESGAEFSAMSAAGNDYYPDIGIPRAKLKSGMMASGNTAEVRNMEVARLDQYLDENAVRIPRAHLVDAHGDTSFDSLSEASSEYTIKEEIERKVITDVTTKEIKTTTTTDEQGNTIVTTTEAVHPRDTTIVHGGGYTQNESSSSSFSGGERAYQSQSQQQQSMSQGMSQSMSQHATSAGYSSSGMESSAHNSGYASIRHTGERERGGSEEEFSIGRARGMAAASSGYQHSSSENREVEEYCSEEEDVEHSVGDKRTIVTKNHSYEPFVNGESERFKTEVVTSQTSTHVTKK, from the exons TGTGCCTGCCATGGCAATTCGACTGTCAGTTTGGATCACCTCgatgtatttcaaaaaacaaattgcacGACAAAAAGATCGATTGTTATTCTGGTTTCGACGAAGGATGTCCTGCTCACTATTTTGTGTGTCGAGATAGAAGTGCATGCATTGAACCATCGAAATATCTTAATGGTGTTGCTGATTGTAAAGATAAGTCGGATGAAC caTGCGCACAGAATCAATTCCAATGCTCGGATGGCACAAAATGTATTCCAAAAGCTCAATTTCAAGATGGAAAAGAAGATTGTGATGATGGTTCAGATGAAGAATGTACTACATCTCAATTTGCATGCCAATGTGGAACCATTAAATGTGTTTCTGATACTTTTATAATGGATGGAAACTGGGATTGTGAAGATGGTTCCGATGAGTTTATCAATAAAACGTTGACAG CTAATTGCACGAGAAACAATAAAGTCAACATTGCGACCAATTCACTTTCTTTgggaaaacttaaattttgcTCAGGAAAGAATCCGTGCAAGCCTGAGTTAGGACAAGTTTGTGTG ATAATCGGTGGAACTTGGCGATGTGTCTGTAAGCTGGGAACATTTCGACCACTAGGATCCGATAAATGTATTCCAATTGAACTTCTGACAAGATATCGAAATGCTCCAAGTAGTAAATGCTCAAATTCTCATGAAGAACAATTTGGTCTGCTGCAAGGATTTCAAAAGAGTCTATCATCAAGAAAAGAATTAGAAAGATGGAGTAATATTCGTAGAGCTCCTCCAAGAACATTATCTGGTACtaca ccaagtgGGAGTGATGGTTTCTTAAAAAGTGGTGCTGAACAGGTACCATTCATGTTTCAAGAAGATAAGAATTATGTCAGTGTGATACCCGATGAAATAATAGACAGTTATGGGACTATTATGACACCTCCCGAATTCCACTTCAATCGAGATGATATTAGATGTGGTAACAAGACATGCG GACTCCATGAAAGCTGCCAAAAGAATAGTGAATCAAAATATGAATGTATTTGTCGAGAGGGGTTTACCATATTTGAAGGGACTTGTCGTG aattaattgATGAATGTGCTCAAGGAAAACACGATTGTCACCCAGAAGCTCGATGTGTAGATGCTCTTATTGGATATGAGTGTCTTTGCAGAGAAGGGTACCTGGATACTTCTATCGATCCAAAAGCAAGACCAGGcagaaaatgccgaaaat TAATCAACGAATGCACAAATGCTTTAATGAACGATTGCTCTCAGAATGCAAGATGTTTAGACAAACCAATTGGATACACTTGCAG atgtcaaGATGATTACGTCGATGTTTCCAGAGAAGGAGCAAGAAAACCTGGAAGAAATTGCACGCAAGCAATAAATGAGTGTGCATCAAACTTACATAACTGTGACACACATGCTATTTGCCAAGATCAACCAGTTGGGTACTCATGCAG ATGCCCCTTCGGTTTTATTGATTCCAGTCCGACAGCGCTGGAGCCGGGAAGAAAGTGTGTTCAGG CAAATAATGAAGCTGCCACCACTTCAACCACAACATCTCAATGTATCAAAGAGAAAAATGGGGAGACTGTATGCAAATGTCTTCTAGGATATAAGAATGTTGGAACAAAAACACATTTGAATTGTCAAATGgagaaaa GAGCAAATCCATGTCAAGATTATTCACTTCATGATTGTGATCCTGTAGCCGAATGCTTTTCCGAACAACCGGGATACTTTCAATGTCAATGTCCAAAAGGATTCACTGATTCTTCGGCAGACAAACGGTTTCCTGGTCGAAAATGTGTGAGAG CTGTGGACGAATGTGCTCTCGGTCGACATACATGTGATCCTCATGCCGATTGTATTGATACTCATCAGGGATATACATGTAAATGCAG aagcggTTGGTCTGATACTTCTCTCGATCCCCTCCGTAGCCCTGGGCGTAGTTGCAAAAAAG ccgaCATGTGTTCGAACATTGACTGTGCGGCTGAAGCTGAGTGCCGAGAGACACCAATTGGACCCATGTGCCAATGTGTCAGTGGATACGTGGATGTTTCCAGACAACACGGAAGACCAGCTGGAAGAGTCTGTCGAGCTGTAGTGAATGAGTGTGCTGAAGGAAGACATGATTGTTCATCCCATGCAACTTGTATTGATACTGCTGATGGGTTCACTTGTCGTTGCAAGGATAGCTATAGAGATGAGAGTTCGGACACTTTGAAGCATCCCGGAAAGAATTGCGTTAGAA CTGTGCAACCTGATCCGCCAGAGTGTGATGTTAGTGATCCAATGAGCTGTGATCCAGCAAAACGGGAAGTGTGCATATTTGTGGAGAACACTTACAAATGTAGATGTGCAAATGGATATTCTCGACTTCCGGATGGAAGATGTGTTGTAATCAATGAATGTGCTGAACCAAGATTGAATACTTGTGGAAAGAATGCAGAATGTATTGACTTG gCCGAAGGTTACACCTGTCAATGTAGAAGTGGATACGCAGACATCTCACCAGTTTCTCAACCGGGaagaatttgccgtgctcgagTGAACGAATGTAGCAACAA agaaaaatacaACGTAGACTGTTCTGAAAATGCAATCTGCGCGGATACCGAACACAGCTACTCTTGCCGCTGTCGTCCCGGGTTCGCAGATGTCTCTGCCGCGTTCAACAAACTTCCAGGACGTCGTTGTATCGAAGCAGTCAACGAATGTGCATCGCCAAGTCTTAATGATTGTTCGAAGAATGCATTCTGTGAAGATGCAAAAGAGGGATATATTTGTACTTGCCGTCCAGGATATGTTGATAATTCACCGAACGCTGCTCGTCATCCAGGAAGAATTTGCACGAAACCTGTTGAGAAGATAAAGACTGATTTGAAGGACACTTCATTTTCAACTGATGATGGTTGTGATCCAAAGAATCCAAAGTGTGGGGCAAATGAAGCTTGTGTTCAGCGGCATGGGCAACATAATTGTGAATGTGTTGAAACTGCTTTTAGATATACCGATGGAAGCTGCAGAG TCTACTCTGCTTGTTCAAAACGTAACACTTGCGACAAAAACGCTATTTGCCTGAATCGCTTCGACTCTTACACTTGCCAATGTCGTCCAGGATACATTGATTTATCGGCGGATCTCACGAATGCACCAGGACGAATCTGTAAAGAAT TGATCAATGAATGCGCATCGTCCGATAATGAATGTTCCCCGTATGCCAGATGTATTGATGCCACTAATGG atATGCTTGTCAATGTCTTGATGGATTCATTGATGTGAGTAGCAGATACAATAAACCACCTGGTAGACAATGTACAAACTCAAATAATGAGTGCTCTGAGAAATCATTGAATACTTGTGATGAGAACGCAGACTGTGTTGATACTCCGGATGGATACACGTGTCAATGTTACGGTGGATTTGTGGATGTTTCCTCGAATGCAAATTTACCACCTGGACGTGTTTGTACAGTGCAGACCACCtgtccaaaacaaaaaaccgatCTCGTTTTCTTGATTGATGGATCTGGTTCGATTGGTTCCTATGTTTTCAAGAATGAGGTGCTTCGATTCGTCAGAGAATTTGTGGAACTATTCGAAATTGGCAGAAGTAAGACGAGGGTCGGATTGATTCAATATTCCGATCAAATTCGTCATGAGTTCGATTTGGATCAATATGGAGACAGAGACTCTTTGTTGAAAGGAATCTCTGAGACACAATACCTGACAGGGTTGACTAGAACTGGAGCAGCAATTCAACATATGGTTCAAGAAGGATTCAGTGAGAGACGTGGAGCAAGACCGCAACAGAGTGATATTGCAAGAGTTGCTATTATTCTTACTGATGGAAGATCACAAGACAATGTGACCGGACCAGCTGATTCAGCTAGAAAACTTTCAATCAATACATTCGCAATCGGTGTTACTGATCACGTTTTAGCCAGTGAACTCGAGTCAATTGCTGGATCTCCGAATCGTTGGTTCTATGTGGACAAGTTTAAGGATTTGGATACACGACTACGTTCAATGATTCAAAAAGCGGCTTGTCCTTCTCCAACAAAACAAGAAACACCATCAGAGGATGTTTGTAATCCGAGAACTCAAACTGGATGTGACAGAAGTCTGAATGAACACTGTGCAGTTGAAAATGGAAGACCAAGATGTGTATGTCCAGAAGGGTTCACAAGACATCCATTCACACGTGTATGTGGAGGAGATCTCTGTAATCCACAACTGATCACTTCGTGTATTTTCCCAGAAGAATGCCAAATTACTCCGTATAAGAACTTCAGATGCTCCTGCCCAGAGGGATATAACAGAGACTATAGAAGCGGATTTTGTG tgTCAGTAaaagaagttcaaatttcaccACAACACGATGCAAACTGCCATAACGGGGGTGTCCGTTGTTCAGAAAACGAGAGATGCACCAATGATGGGTCCGATTGGTTCTGTGAATGTCTTCCAGGATTTGAACGAATTCGGAATGGACAGTGTGCTTATCCAGGATCATGTAATCCAAATGATCCAATGTCTTGTGATGTGAGAAAGAGACAGCAATGTCTGCCACGCGGAAATATCTATACTTGCCAGTGCGGACGAAATGAGAAGAGGCATCCGATCACCGATATTTGct tgaaaaacgaaTGTCTAACGGGTGAGCACGATTGTGATCGTTCTGCACGTTGTATCGACACTGATGAGAGTTATATCTGCGCTTGTCAGTCAGGATTTATCGATCATTCTCCAAATCCGTCAGAGAGACCTGGAAGAGTATGTGTTGCTCTGCAAAATGAATGTCTTGATGGATCAAACAG ATGCTCACCGAACGCATTGTGCACTGATACTGAAGAAGGTTACGTCTGCCGATGCAAGTCTGGATTCGTCGACTACTCACCAAATCCTCAAACATTCCCTGGAATGGTTTGTAAGGAGTTGGTCAATGAATGCACAAATCCGCGTCTTAATCAATGTGACCGTAATGCTCATTGTATTGATACAATTGAAGGGTACTCGTGTATTTGTAAACCTGGATTCGTTGATATGGATGAATTTGGAAATCCAGGAAGGCGATGTGAACAAA taaaaacaaATGACAAGTGCTCTCCTGGAAAGAATGATTGTGATCGAAATGCTCGATGCATTCAAATTGGAGATGATGATTATTCGTGTGCATGCCCTCCAGGATTCAAGGATAAATCTCCGTCTTCTTCGCGGCCTGGAAGACTTTGCATTCCAGTTATTCCGGAATGTGATAACCCGACTTTGAATGACTGTGACTCTCCGGATAGAGCTGTTTGTACCGACACTGATGATGGATATATGTGTAGATGTCGCCAAGgatttttagatatttcaCCAAGTATTTCAGTTAAACCAGGAAGACTCTGCAAACCTC taCAAAACGAGTGTGCACTTGGAATCGATGATTGTGCTCGTGATGGAGGTATCTGTGAAGATAATCCTGACTCTTTCACCTGTCGTTGTGCAATGAACTACTTGGATGTTTCATTCGACAGAGTTACCCGACCTGGAAGAAAATGTAAAAGATTAATAAATGAGTGTCAAACAGGACAGAATGATTGTTCGGAGGAAGCAACATGCACAGATACTGAAGATAGTTATATTTGTGCTTGTCCTCAATCCCACATTGATTTGTCACCGGATACTGTTAATAGACCAGGAAGACGCTGTTTGATGA GAATCAATGAGTGCACATCCAATCGCCACGATTGTTCTCCAAACGCTGATTGCATTGACACTCCGGAATCCTACAAATGTCGTTGCCGTGATGACTTTGTCGACGAATCACCCGATTCTTCTCGACGCCCTGGAAGAATCTGCCGTCCGGCACTTGTCGATGAATGTAGAACCGGAAAACACGATTGTCATGTTAACGCGATTTGTCAGGATCTTCCACAAGGCTACACATGTCAGTGCTCTGCAGACTTTGTGGATGTATCTCCGCATCGTGCATCACATCCTGGAAGACTGTGCCAGCCTCGTCcaacaccaccaccaccagagTGTCGTCTCGATGGAGGAAATCAATGTAAAGTTCATTTGAATGAAGTATGCAGATTGATGGGTGGAGAACCGAAATGCTCCTGTCCGGTGAACTATCAACGGGATTCTTCTGGGTCATGTTCCATCATCAATGAATGTTTGTTCACTCAATTGAATGATTGCCATACCGCTGCGGATTGCATCGATCAGGTTCAAGGTTACACGTGTCAATGTCGGGATGGATTCAAAGACATTGGAGACAGGAGGCGACCTGGTAGAATGTGTAAGCCGATGGTTAATGAATGTCAATATCCTCACTTGAATGACTGTCATCAAAATGCTGCATGCATTGATCTTGAGGAAGGTTATGAATGTAAATGTAATCAAGGATTTATGGATCACTCTCACGGACGACCTGGAAGAATTTGTAAGCAATTGACCAATGAATGCCTGAGACCTTCTCTCAACTCTTGTGATAGAAATGCTCGTTGTATTGATAAGGAAGAAGGATACGAATGTGAGTGTAGAGATGGATTCATTGATGTTTCACCATCTCCAACACTCAAAGGAAGAGCTTGTCGTGAACTTGTCAACGAATGTGCCAATTCAAGACTCAACGACTGCGACAAAAATGCTCGTTGTAAGGATACTATGGATTCTTATGAATGTGACTGCCCAGTCAACTCCAAAGATATTTCACCAAGTCCTTCGTTCCCTGGAAGAGTTTGTCTTATGT TCATTAATGAATGTGAAAGCGGAGTCCACGACTGTGATCCTTCCGCCACATGCAGGGACAATGAGCAATCGTTCACTTGTGAATGTCCATCTGGATTCGTTGATCGGTCGCCGAACAAGCACGCCAGACCTGGAAGAGTTTGTGTTAAACTTGTTGATGAATGTCGCGAAGGACGACACACATGCAGTAGTCACGCTGATTGTCGTGATCTTGAAGAGGGTTACACTTGTGAGTGCCGTGATGGATATGTCGATCGTTCGCCAAATCTTGCCAGTCAACCAGGACGTGTCTGTTCTGCTCCAGAAGTCTGTCCTCCAAATCATGATTGCTCATCTGCTGCTGTATGTGAACCACTTGGAGGAATGAAGTATCAATGTGTATGTATTCAAGGATACGTAGATCAATCTCCAGGAAGTCAGAAGGGAAGAGTTTGTGTCAGAa acAATGCTTGTCATGATCCACGACTCAATACTTGCTCGCGTAATGCTATTTGCTATGACGAACCAAGAGGATACAGATGTGAATGTAAACGAGGATTCATGGACAGATCCCCCGATTCTTCTCAACGTGGAAGAGTCTGCGAACCACCCCCACCACCATCTCCACCACCACGTCATCCATGTCAGGATCCTGAGAGAAACGATTGTCATCCAGCTGGAACTTGTCGTGCAACTGGTGCTCAGAGCTACACTTGTGAATGCTTATCTGGATATGCTGATCGCTCACCAGATCCGAGAAACAAGCCAGGAAGACTATGCGTCCTCACGGAGCCAGTGTGCTTGGATCCAGAGCAAAATGATTGTCATGCAGCTGCAATTTGCAGTGAAGTGAATGGACCTGAAAAGTACACTTGCAAGTGCCGAGATGGATACACAGATGAGTCTCCGGATCCACTTCGTCGGCCTGGAAGAATCTGTAAGGGATTGATCAACGAATGTCTTGACCGATCACTGAATGATTGTCACTCACTGGCAGTTTGCAAAGATCTTCCGAATGGATACACATGCCAGTGTCCGATCAACGCAAAGGATCAGTCGCCTGATCCTCGAAAGCCAGGAAGGATCTGTTCATTGTCTGTCAATGAGTGTGCCAATCCATCATTGAATAGCTGTTCTGCTTTTGCCGATTGTTTTGATGAGGAGAATGGATATAGATGTAGATGCCGTAATGGTTATCATGATGATGATCCAGCTCATCCAGGACACCGATGCTCGTTCA tgattaaCGAATGTGACTCTTCAAACCTTAATGACTGTGACAGAAATGCAAACTGTATCGATACAGCTGGAGGATATGACTGTGCCTGTAAAGCACCTTATCGCGATGAAGGACCACCACAGTCACCAGGAAGAATATGCCGTCTCAATGAATGTCTCAATCCAAACAGAAACACTTGTGACCGAAACGCTGATTGTCGTGATTTGGACTATGGGTACACTTGTACTTGCCGTCACGGATTCTATGATCAATCACCGAATCCACAAGAACCCGGACGTATCTGTATCGAGTTCCAACAAGAGGAACATATCGAGCGCGTAAAGGTCACCACAGTCCAGTCAGAACCACGACGAGAATTCCCGTGTGGAAGAGATGATTGTATAAAGGCGAGAGGAGAAGTGTGTATCAGTGGAGAATATTGCGGATGTAAACCAGGAGAGGGAAGATCTGCGAGCACCGGGAAATGTCAAGAAGTTCAGGAAACTCCATTTGAGTTAAGAGTGGTCACTAGAGATCAAAGACCTCTTATGTATTCTACCGAGTTCGGCTCTCAAAAGAGCCCATCGTACGTTGAAATTGTGGAACTCTTCGAG aaaaatatggCTAGAACATTCGGTGGAACGTCCCTGGCGCCAAGATACGTGAACACCAAAGTTGATTACATCACTCATCCGAAGACAAAGAACAGTTCATGGGATCAAGGATTGCTCTTCAAATATGAAGTTCAGACGACAAAGTCTCAAAGTCAACCAATTGATGAATGCGAATTATGGAAACAAATGCAAGCATCTTTGGATAGAACGAATGGAGCCATCGGTGGTGGATCTTTGCGTGTTGCTTCTGATACCGATCTTTTGAATCCATGCAAACAACAAGAGGAATGGGGTAATTGTGGAGGAATGAGCTGCAAGGAACACTTGAAAGAAGTTTGCATTGCTGGTCACATTTGTGGATGTCCCGACGGAATGAAACGAAGAGATGCTAATTCTGAATGCCGTGTTGTTGAGAGTTGGAATGTTCCACTATGGGTTGTTCGGGACAAGGAGAAGCCAATTGTGTTTAGTGAATCATTTGATAACCCACAGACACCTGTTTATAAGGATTACTCGAAACGTCTTGAAAAGGGAATTGAAGGATGTTACCCTCATACTGAACTTAAGAATGCATTTGTGACAGCTGAAGTTAACGATATTGTGAATCCAGTGTTGATGAATGCATCATATGATACCGGACTTCTTTTCAATACGACTGTTCACTTCCGAAAGGGAATGGTTCATGTCCCATCTGATGCTTACTACCAGCTTATTAAATACGTCACCAAGGAAAATAACAATGAAGTCGGAGATTCTGAGTTGTACCTGAACCCAACTCAACCAGATCCATTCAACCCATGCTTCAAGAATGATTGTGACCCACACGGAAAATGCATTGAGATATCGAAATACGCCTACAAATGCGAATGTGGCGTTGGATACCGGGATATCAATCCTCAATCACCTGGAAAGAAATGCTTGCCAGTTCATGGATTCAATGAATGTGAACGGAAAGAAGATAATGAATGTAGTGAAAATGCTAGATGTATTGATCTAGAGCATCTTTACAAATGCGAATGCTTACCTTCTTATTATGATACATCACCTGTCGGTAGTGTTCCAGGATCTCTTTGTGttttggattactgtagtgatGTGAACTTCTGCCCAACAAACACAACGTGCAAGAATATGGAACAACAGGCAGAATGCAAATGTGATGCTGGTTTTATGGATATTCGAAAATCAGAAAAGAGAACAGCACTGATGCTTGGAGATGATACTTTGTGTATGCACGTCAGAGATGTTGATGAGTGTGCTCTTGGATTGAATAATTGCTCAGGAGTTGCTCACTGTATTGATAGAGCTGTTGGATATACCTGTAAATGCCCAGATGGATACATTGACGGAAATCCAGATGAGCCAGGCCGAGTCTGTGGAGCACTTCTTTGTGATTTGTGCAATGCTCACGGAGATTGTGTTCACAACACTGCAACTAATAATATCACATGCGTCTGTACGGATGGTTGGACAGGTCCACAGTGTCAAGTTGCTCCATCGAATGCTTCATTGGTTCTTTTGATTCTTCTTGctcttcttttccttcttctcacTCTTTGTTGTCTCTTGTACTTCTGTACTAAATGCCACTGCTTCAAGGGAAGACGGTTCGCTGGTGCTGGAGCAAACGGATTCGGATACAGGAGAGGTGGAGCATGGCCATGGTCAACTTTGGAAGGATCCGCGTCTTCTGAGTCAGGTGCAGAGTTCTCAGCAATGAGTGCAGCTGGAAACGATTACTATCCAGATATTGGAATCCCCAGAGCCAAACTGAAGTCCGGAATGATGGCGTCAGGAAATACAGCAGAAGTTAGAAATATGGAAGTGGCTAGGCTGGATCAGTATTTGGATGAGAATGCAGTTAGAATTCCACGGGCTCATTTGGTAGATGCTCATGGTGATACTTCATTTGATAGTTTATCAGAAGCATCTTCTGAATATACGATCAAggaagaaattgaaagaaaagtgATCACTGATGTAACAACAAAGGAAATCAAGACAACGACAACTACTGATGAGCAGGGAAATACAATTGTGACCACAACAGAAGCAGTTCATCCAAGAGATACCACGATTGTACACGGAGGAGGTTATACG caaaacgaATCAAGTAGCTCATCATTTTCCGGTGGAGAAAGAGCATATCAATCTCAATCCCAACAGCAACAGAGTATGTCTCAAGGAATGTCTCAAAGTATGTCGCAGCATGCAACGTCCGCTGGATATTCAAGCTCAGGAATGGAGAGCTCAGCTCATAACAGTGGATATGCAAGTATCAGACATACTGGAGAGAG AGAACGCGGGGGTAGTGAAGAAGAATTCTCAATTGGCCGAGCTCGTGGAATGGCTGCAGCTTCCAGCGGATATCAACATTCCAGTTCGGAGAATCGAGAAGTTGAAGAATATTgttcagaagaagaagatgttgAGCACAGTGTCGGTGACAAAAGAACAATAGTCACAAAGAATCACAGTTATGAGCCATTTGTGAATGGAGAATCTGAGCGATTTAAAACTGAAGTTGTCACAAGCCAAACTTCAACTCATGTAACCAAAAAGTAG